The Lacrimispora xylanolytica genome has a segment encoding these proteins:
- a CDS encoding MBL fold metallo-hydrolase RNA specificity domain-containing protein, which produces MKLMFIGAAHEVTGSCHYLEAAGLKILVDCGMEQGIDRFQNVELPVSYAEIDYVLLTHAHIDHAGMLPFIYARGFRGRVVSTYATADLCGIMLKDSAHIQESETEWKNRKARRAGLPEEEPLYGINDVAGVLKQFISYAYDEKAELEDGLTIRFTDVGHLLGSASIEVWATEDGVTNKIVFSGDIGNKNKPLIRDPQYIKEADYVVMECTYGDRLHGAIPDHVSVLSDIVQRTLDRGGNVVIPAFAVGRTQELLYMFRRIKAEKRIIGHDRFEVYVDSPLAVEATQVFKDNLVDCYDEETKQLVLNGINPISFPGLKLSVTSDESRNINFNPNPKVIISAAGMCDAGRIRHHLKHNLWRPACTIVFTGYQSVGTLGRSLLDGAGEVRLFGETIQVEAHIERMEGMSSHADREGLIGWLNAFENKPKQVFLVHGDDFVCNSFEQLLENEYGYQATAPHSGSIYDLSKGVWLNHTEGVEVVRAPEPLKKPAGVYGRLFAAGERLLQVIRHNEGGANKDLAKFADQINSLCDKWDR; this is translated from the coding sequence ATGAAATTGATGTTCATTGGCGCAGCCCATGAGGTTACCGGCAGTTGTCATTATCTGGAGGCAGCCGGATTAAAAATCCTTGTGGACTGCGGTATGGAGCAGGGGATTGACAGATTCCAGAATGTGGAACTGCCTGTGAGCTACGCAGAAATTGATTACGTTCTATTGACCCATGCACATATCGATCATGCAGGGATGCTCCCCTTTATCTATGCCAGAGGCTTCCGCGGACGGGTAGTTTCTACCTATGCAACAGCTGATCTTTGCGGCATTATGCTCAAGGACAGCGCACATATACAGGAATCAGAAACAGAATGGAAGAACCGCAAGGCCAGACGGGCAGGTCTGCCGGAAGAAGAGCCGCTATATGGGATTAATGACGTGGCTGGGGTCTTAAAACAATTCATTTCTTATGCCTACGATGAAAAGGCAGAGCTTGAAGATGGCTTAACCATCCGCTTTACTGATGTAGGCCATCTTCTGGGATCTGCTTCCATCGAAGTATGGGCAACAGAAGACGGCGTTACGAATAAAATTGTCTTCTCCGGTGATATCGGCAACAAGAACAAACCTCTGATCCGCGATCCTCAGTATATAAAGGAAGCGGATTATGTGGTTATGGAGTGCACTTACGGTGACCGCCTTCACGGAGCGATCCCAGATCATGTTTCCGTGCTTTCTGACATCGTTCAGCGGACTTTAGACAGAGGCGGCAATGTCGTAATTCCTGCCTTTGCGGTTGGAAGAACCCAGGAACTCCTTTACATGTTCCGACGTATAAAAGCCGAGAAGCGGATCATAGGCCATGATAGATTTGAAGTGTACGTTGACAGCCCTCTTGCAGTGGAAGCAACCCAGGTGTTTAAGGATAATCTGGTTGACTGCTATGATGAAGAAACAAAGCAGCTGGTATTAAATGGGATTAACCCTATCTCATTTCCAGGGTTAAAGCTTTCTGTTACCAGTGACGAATCCAGGAACATTAATTTCAATCCTAATCCGAAGGTAATTATATCGGCAGCAGGAATGTGCGATGCCGGACGAATTCGGCATCATTTAAAACATAATTTATGGAGACCTGCCTGTACCATTGTCTTTACAGGCTATCAGTCCGTTGGGACATTAGGAAGAAGTCTGTTAGATGGAGCAGGAGAGGTCAGGCTGTTTGGAGAAACCATCCAGGTCGAAGCTCATATTGAGCGAATGGAAGGGATGAGTTCACATGCAGACCGGGAAGGACTGATTGGCTGGTTGAACGCATTTGAGAATAAGCCTAAACAAGTATTTCTGGTACACGGTGACGATTTCGTCTGCAATTCCTTTGAACAGCTTCTTGAAAATGAATATGGGTATCAGGCAACGGCACCTCACTCAGGCTCGATCTACGATCTGTCTAAGGGCGTTTGGCTGAATCATACAGAAGGTGTTGAAGTAGTCAGAGCACCGGAGCCTCTAAAAAAACCGGCTGGTGTATATGGAAGACTTTTTGCTGCCGGCGAAAGGCTTTTACAGGTGATCCGTCATAACGAAGGCGGTGCCAATAAAGATCTTGCCAAGTTTGCAGATCAGATTAATTCATTATGTGATAAATGGGATAGATAA
- the rnhA gene encoding ribonuclease HI — MNKVMLYTDGAARGNPDGPGGYGAVLQFTDSKGQLHEKTLSAGYVKTTNNRMELMAAIAGLEALTRPCQVELYSDSKYVTDAFNQRWIDNWVRNNWKRGKSGPVKNIDLWERLLKAKEPHQVSFHWVKGHAGHPQNERCDQLATSAADGNNLLVDEGL; from the coding sequence GTGAATAAGGTAATGTTATATACAGACGGAGCTGCAAGAGGAAACCCGGATGGACCGGGCGGTTACGGTGCAGTTTTGCAATTTACGGATTCCAAAGGGCAGCTCCATGAAAAGACGCTTTCAGCAGGTTATGTAAAAACCACCAATAACCGTATGGAACTAATGGCAGCGATTGCCGGTTTAGAGGCACTCACAAGGCCATGCCAGGTGGAGCTTTATTCCGACTCCAAGTACGTTACCGATGCCTTTAACCAGCGATGGATTGACAATTGGGTGAGAAATAACTGGAAGCGGGGGAAAAGTGGTCCTGTAAAGAATATTGATTTATGGGAAAGACTTTTAAAAGCAAAAGAACCCCACCAGGTATCCTTTCACTGGGTGAAAGGACATGCTGGGCATCCGCAGAATGAACGGTGTGACCAGCTGGCTACAAGTGCTGCTGATGGAAACAATCTTTTGGTGGATGAGGGACTGTAA
- a CDS encoding lysozyme inhibitor LprI family protein has translation MNKGRGIWIVIGSILVIGVLMTLATTSFINSKETAPSPVGVQNYSSSELTSNQEYGAYYNKEKPKEQSSYPEEGASLKRSAKADAKGEASQRMMAAAEPEPEEKTEMIQDSSEADSAPVPSLKVAEAAEQETVLSPISPDVKAKVSVESNTDGGAVAYQKHLKSLDEQIKKIRDESGNSNTYSMKALADKELKLWDTEQNTIYDTIAQSLSEEERKTLEQSQQTWMKSRDAKAEEAAKKFSGGSLEGLEYTASLADSTRTRAYDLVKEYSEVLSTLNNQ, from the coding sequence ATGAATAAAGGCAGAGGGATTTGGATTGTCATAGGGAGTATTCTGGTGATCGGTGTGCTGATGACGCTAGCCACCACCAGTTTCATTAACAGTAAGGAAACTGCTCCAAGTCCTGTTGGTGTTCAGAACTATTCCAGTTCAGAACTTACTTCGAATCAGGAATATGGCGCATATTATAACAAAGAAAAACCGAAGGAACAGTCCTCCTATCCGGAGGAAGGAGCCAGTTTAAAACGATCGGCAAAAGCAGATGCAAAGGGAGAGGCTTCCCAAAGAATGATGGCAGCAGCAGAGCCAGAGCCAGAAGAGAAGACCGAGATGATACAAGACTCTTCTGAGGCCGATTCAGCTCCTGTCCCATCTTTAAAAGTGGCAGAAGCAGCCGAGCAGGAAACTGTCTTGTCTCCCATAAGCCCGGATGTGAAAGCCAAAGTGTCGGTTGAATCAAATACAGACGGTGGGGCTGTTGCTTATCAAAAACATTTAAAGAGTCTGGATGAACAAATTAAAAAAATCCGGGACGAATCAGGAAATTCCAATACCTATTCCATGAAAGCTCTTGCTGACAAGGAATTAAAGCTTTGGGATACGGAGCAAAACACCATATATGATACCATTGCCCAATCGCTTTCAGAAGAGGAGCGAAAAACTCTGGAGCAATCTCAGCAGACCTGGATGAAATCCAGAGATGCAAAAGCAGAAGAGGCCGCGAAAAAATTCAGCGGGGGCAGCCTGGAAGGTCTTGAATACACCGCTTCTTTAGCAGACTCTACAAGGACCAGGGCCTATGATCTGGTAAAGGAGTATTCCGAAGTATTATCTACATTAAATAATCAGTAA
- the alaS gene encoding alanine--tRNA ligase gives MFLEFFESKDHLAMKSFSLVPHNDNSLLLINSGMAPLKPYFTGQEIPPRKRVTTCQKCIRTGDIENVGKTARHGTFFEMLGNFSFGDYFKKEAIQWSWEFLTEVVGLEADRLYPSIYLEDDEAFEIWNKEIGIAPERIFRMGKEDNFWEHGAGPCGPCSEIYYDRGEKYGCGEAGCTVGCDCDRYMEVWNNVFTQFENDGHGNYEELKQKNIDTGMGLERLAVVVQDVDSIFDIDTIKALLNRVAELAHTEYKKDSNVDVSLRLITDHVRSCTFMISDGIMPSNEGRGYVLRRLLRRAARHGRLLGIEGKFLADLSQTVISLSKDGYPELDEKKAMILKVLSQEEDKFNKTIDQGLSILNDLEEDMRKKNETILSGDEAFKLYDTYGFPLDLTLEILQEKNFSVDEDGFKAAMQKQRETARNARKTTNYMGADVTVYQSIDPSLSTEFVGYDKLTCTSSITALTTETELVEALTDGEIGTIVTSQTVFYGTMGGQQGDVGTIVSENGEFKVEDTIHLQGGKIGHVGKMIKGMFQTGDEVTLKVCEKNRQNTGKNHSATHLLQKALRVVLGSHVEQAGSLVDGDRLRFDFTHFSALTPEEIKGVETLVNEQIKNALPVNTEVMSLEEAKKSGAMALFGEKYGDTVRVVKMGDFSTELCGGTHIANTGVIGSFKILSETGIAAGVRRIEALTGDGLMNYYEETEREFHEAAKAAKTTPSSLTSKIESLLEEIKALHSENEKLKSKLAKDSLGDVMDQVKEVNGIKVLATKVMDVDMNGLRNLGDQLKDKLGESVIVIASIQGDKVNLMASATEEAQKKGAHAGNLLKEIAALVGGGGGGRPNMAQAGGKNPAGVEDCLAKAREVVEEQLK, from the coding sequence ATGTTCCTTGAATTTTTTGAGAGTAAGGATCATTTGGCTATGAAAAGCTTTTCTCTTGTTCCTCATAATGATAACAGCTTGTTATTGATTAATTCAGGTATGGCTCCTTTAAAGCCATATTTTACCGGTCAGGAGATTCCCCCGAGAAAGAGAGTGACCACCTGCCAGAAGTGCATCCGCACCGGTGATATTGAGAACGTTGGAAAGACTGCACGTCACGGCACATTCTTCGAGATGCTGGGTAACTTCTCCTTTGGTGATTATTTTAAGAAAGAAGCCATTCAGTGGTCATGGGAGTTTTTAACTGAAGTAGTCGGGCTTGAGGCAGACAGGCTTTACCCTTCTATCTACCTTGAAGATGATGAGGCTTTTGAAATCTGGAACAAAGAGATTGGAATAGCTCCGGAACGTATTTTCCGTATGGGAAAAGAAGATAATTTCTGGGAGCATGGTGCCGGACCTTGCGGACCGTGTTCTGAAATTTATTACGACCGCGGCGAGAAGTATGGCTGCGGCGAAGCTGGATGTACGGTGGGCTGTGACTGTGACCGCTACATGGAAGTATGGAATAACGTATTTACCCAGTTTGAGAATGATGGACACGGTAATTACGAAGAATTAAAGCAGAAGAACATTGATACTGGTATGGGGCTGGAGCGTCTTGCTGTTGTAGTACAGGATGTGGATTCTATCTTTGATATCGATACCATTAAGGCCCTTTTAAACCGTGTGGCTGAGCTTGCACATACAGAATATAAGAAGGATTCCAATGTGGATGTATCTCTTCGTTTGATTACAGACCATGTTCGTTCCTGTACCTTTATGATATCTGACGGCATTATGCCTTCTAATGAAGGAAGAGGCTATGTGCTTCGCCGTCTGCTCCGGAGAGCAGCTCGTCACGGAAGGCTTTTGGGTATCGAAGGAAAATTCCTTGCAGACCTTTCACAGACTGTCATTTCACTTTCTAAGGATGGTTATCCAGAGCTTGACGAAAAGAAAGCAATGATTTTAAAAGTTCTTTCTCAGGAAGAAGATAAGTTTAATAAGACCATTGACCAGGGTCTTTCTATCTTAAATGATTTGGAAGAGGATATGCGCAAGAAGAATGAGACGATTCTTTCCGGAGACGAGGCATTTAAGTTATATGATACCTACGGATTCCCACTGGATCTGACTCTTGAGATTCTGCAGGAGAAAAACTTCAGCGTGGATGAAGATGGCTTTAAGGCTGCCATGCAAAAACAGCGTGAAACAGCGAGAAATGCAAGAAAAACAACGAACTATATGGGGGCTGATGTTACTGTTTACCAGTCTATTGATCCTTCCCTTTCTACAGAGTTCGTAGGTTATGATAAATTAACATGTACTTCTTCTATAACTGCACTAACGACTGAAACAGAACTTGTGGAAGCCCTTACAGACGGTGAGATTGGAACTATTGTTACCAGTCAGACTGTATTTTACGGCACCATGGGTGGACAGCAGGGTGATGTTGGCACTATTGTAAGTGAAAATGGTGAGTTTAAAGTAGAAGATACGATTCATTTACAGGGTGGAAAAATCGGCCACGTTGGTAAAATGATAAAGGGAATGTTCCAGACCGGAGATGAGGTTACATTAAAGGTTTGTGAAAAGAATCGTCAGAATACAGGGAAAAACCACAGTGCCACTCATCTGCTTCAGAAAGCATTAAGAGTCGTTTTGGGAAGTCACGTAGAGCAGGCTGGTTCTTTGGTTGATGGAGACAGACTTCGTTTTGACTTTACCCATTTTTCAGCCTTGACACCAGAGGAAATCAAAGGTGTGGAAACACTTGTGAATGAACAAATTAAGAATGCACTTCCTGTCAATACAGAAGTCATGTCACTGGAAGAAGCAAAGAAATCAGGCGCGATGGCATTGTTCGGTGAGAAATACGGTGATACCGTGCGCGTAGTAAAGATGGGAGACTTCTCTACAGAGCTTTGCGGTGGAACCCATATTGCCAATACCGGTGTAATCGGTTCCTTTAAAATCCTTTCTGAAACAGGAATTGCTGCTGGTGTTCGAAGAATTGAAGCCCTCACTGGTGATGGTCTCATGAATTATTACGAAGAAACCGAGCGTGAATTCCATGAAGCGGCAAAAGCTGCCAAAACAACGCCTTCTTCACTGACTTCAAAAATCGAATCATTGTTAGAAGAAATCAAGGCACTTCATTCTGAAAATGAAAAGTTAAAGAGTAAGCTGGCAAAGGATTCTCTTGGCGATGTTATGGATCAGGTTAAGGAAGTAAACGGCATCAAGGTTCTGGCGACCAAGGTCATGGATGTAGATATGAACGGACTCCGTAATTTAGGAGACCAGTTAAAAGATAAATTAGGGGAAAGTGTCATTGTGATTGCCTCAATCCAGGGGGATAAAGTCAATCTTATGGCTTCTGCCACAGAGGAAGCTCAGAAGAAAGGTGCTCATGCTGGAAATCTGTTAAAAGAGATTGCAGCACTGGTAGGAGGAGGCGGCGGAGGTCGTCCAAACA